A DNA window from Maribellus comscasis contains the following coding sequences:
- a CDS encoding mandelate racemase/muconate lactonizing enzyme family protein — protein sequence MKITDVKVWLVEGIKYNWTMLKIYTDEGYTGVGEATNWPGSQIVEAAAIEVGQRIIGYDPMRTDFIWTKLYRDLNWVGPFGASMCAISGIDMALLDLKAKVLGVPMYELLGGAFRKKIRLYANYWFTKGGHNAKDYASQALSVIKAGFKGVKFDPFAHVNYFYGEDLNVDLGLTFEQQNRAYEVSKAVRNAIGPEADLMIETHAMLNFKTATAMAERLAELDITWFEEPAGPESATTLRTMRERISSKVSICVGERHYTRHGIRDLLEKQVADIIMPDITRCGGPSEMKRMATMAETYSVQVAPHNPNGPLSTLASAHVCASIPNFFRQEFMFNDVPWRDTIIDYSINDLIVDGHLVLPERTGLGVDLNETEMEKHPGVRKPRAGFYI from the coding sequence ATGAAAATAACCGATGTTAAGGTTTGGCTGGTTGAAGGGATAAAGTACAACTGGACCATGCTAAAAATATATACCGATGAAGGGTATACCGGTGTGGGAGAAGCAACCAACTGGCCGGGGAGCCAAATTGTTGAAGCTGCCGCAATTGAAGTTGGACAACGAATTATCGGGTATGACCCAATGCGCACCGATTTTATCTGGACAAAGTTATACCGCGATTTAAACTGGGTTGGGCCATTTGGGGCCAGTATGTGCGCCATCTCCGGAATCGACATGGCCCTCCTTGACCTAAAGGCTAAAGTACTGGGAGTACCAATGTATGAATTATTAGGGGGAGCATTTCGGAAAAAAATCAGGCTTTATGCGAATTACTGGTTTACTAAGGGCGGACATAATGCAAAAGATTATGCCAGTCAGGCCCTCAGTGTCATAAAGGCCGGATTCAAGGGTGTAAAATTTGACCCGTTTGCCCATGTGAATTACTTCTATGGGGAAGATTTGAATGTAGACCTTGGACTAACTTTTGAGCAGCAAAACAGGGCTTATGAAGTTAGTAAAGCAGTAAGAAATGCCATCGGCCCTGAAGCTGACTTGATGATTGAGACTCATGCCATGCTGAATTTCAAAACAGCAACCGCGATGGCAGAACGTCTGGCAGAATTGGACATTACCTGGTTTGAAGAACCAGCAGGCCCTGAAAGTGCAACTACCTTACGTACAATGCGTGAGCGAATCTCCTCAAAGGTATCGATCTGTGTCGGTGAAAGACACTATACGCGCCACGGTATAAGGGATCTGCTTGAAAAACAGGTTGCCGACATAATAATGCCTGATATTACAAGGTGTGGTGGTCCATCGGAAATGAAAAGAATGGCGACAATGGCGGAAACTTATAGCGTACAGGTAGCTCCGCATAATCCTAACGGTCCGTTATCGACGTTGGCAAGTGCTCATGTCTGCGCGTCAATTCCAAATTTTTTCAGACAGGAATTTATGTTTAACGATGTCCCCTGGCGCGATACTATAATTGATTATTCAATAAACGATTTAATTGTTGATGGTCACCTTGTATTACCGGAAAGAACTGGATTAGGAGTTGATTTAAATGAAACAGAAATGGAAAAACACCCGGGGGTAAGAAAGCCTAGAGCTGGATTTTATATTTAA
- a CDS encoding 2-hydroxyacid dehydrogenase: MEKAYKTIITSTIPKEWVKKLSSISEVIIWPGGNHFLMPRDYLIKILPETDAIINTADVKADKELLNHASRLKIVANASIGYDNLNLKELTTRGIWACNTPGFFNYPVAEYIIAGMLTLSRKLGEAERFVRQNEWNAFEPGRWDGKSLKEMSIGIVGMGAIGTELMNLAKAFGMKVRYYDHNRQKIPGYTNLDKLLNTSDFVSINVPLNSSTKHMVNQNFLNKLKDDAILINTSRGAVVEQNALIKALKSGQIKGAILDVFENEPYVPTDLRKLENVFITPHIAGGTKSARKASMESAAFNVFCVLSGNKPINSLNQIE; this comes from the coding sequence ATGGAGAAAGCTTATAAAACTATAATCACAAGTACGATACCAAAAGAATGGGTCAAAAAACTCTCTTCAATTTCGGAAGTAATCATATGGCCCGGAGGTAATCATTTTTTGATGCCAAGAGATTATCTGATTAAAATTTTGCCTGAAACAGATGCAATTATAAATACAGCTGATGTAAAGGCTGACAAAGAGCTTTTAAACCATGCGTCAAGGCTCAAGATAGTTGCAAATGCATCGATTGGTTATGATAACCTAAACCTAAAAGAACTAACAACAAGAGGAATCTGGGCCTGCAATACACCTGGCTTTTTTAACTATCCTGTTGCGGAATATATTATAGCAGGTATGTTAACGCTTTCAAGAAAACTTGGTGAAGCAGAAAGATTTGTAAGACAAAATGAATGGAACGCCTTTGAACCAGGTAGGTGGGACGGCAAAAGCCTGAAGGAAATGAGTATCGGAATTGTGGGCATGGGTGCAATCGGCACTGAGCTGATGAATCTGGCAAAAGCATTTGGAATGAAAGTCAGGTACTATGATCATAATAGACAAAAAATACCGGGATACACAAATCTTGACAAACTACTAAATACTAGCGATTTTGTTTCAATCAATGTCCCCTTAAACAGTTCCACAAAACACATGGTAAACCAGAATTTTCTTAACAAATTAAAAGACGATGCAATATTGATAAACACATCAAGAGGTGCTGTTGTAGAGCAGAATGCTTTGATTAAAGCACTAAAATCAGGTCAAATTAAAGGTGCAATCCTCGATGTCTTTGAAAATGAACCTTATGTTCCCACTGACCTGAGAAAACTTGAAAATGTTTTTATTACCCCACATATAGCTGGTGGCACCAAGTCAGCACGTAAAGCAAGCATGGAAAGTGCCGCTTTCAATGTTTTTTGTGTTTTATCCGGTAACAAACCAATTAATTCATTAAACCAAATAGAATAA
- the dgoD gene encoding galactonate dehydratase, with the protein MKIKNIEIFKIPPRWLFLKITTESGISGWGEPALEGKTDSVIAAIHDMKQYLIGQNAEEIEHIYNLLTKGSFYRGGVIMMSAVSGIEQALWDIKGKHLNTPVYNLLGGAVREKVRIYGWIGGDSPTDLISQAQRRIDSGYTALKINACGKTEWIVSPSETKSIIQRLKELRAAVGDKIEIGIDFHGRVHKSAVKRLVKELEEFCPMFYEEPLLPEYIDQLKDVANYTTVPIAFGERLVGRREFKSLINNGIVDIIQPDISHTGGIWEIRKIAAMAETSDIALAPHCPLGPIAFAASLHINTCCPNVIIQETSQGIHYNEGTDMLDYIINKKDLSIIDGFIPNLEKPGLGIEIDEKFVKEMSKIGHNWRNPIWYGKDGSLLEW; encoded by the coding sequence ATGAAAATTAAAAATATTGAAATATTTAAAATTCCACCGCGATGGCTTTTTCTAAAAATCACAACAGAATCAGGAATATCAGGTTGGGGAGAGCCTGCGCTGGAGGGTAAAACTGATTCTGTAATAGCTGCCATTCATGACATGAAACAATATCTGATTGGACAAAATGCAGAAGAGATTGAACATATATACAATTTGCTCACTAAAGGAAGCTTTTACAGAGGTGGAGTAATTATGATGAGTGCCGTTTCCGGAATAGAACAGGCGCTTTGGGATATAAAAGGGAAACATTTAAATACTCCTGTCTATAACCTGCTGGGGGGAGCAGTGAGAGAAAAAGTAAGAATTTATGGCTGGATAGGAGGAGACTCTCCAACTGATTTGATCTCTCAGGCTCAAAGAAGAATTGATTCAGGTTATACAGCCTTAAAAATAAATGCATGTGGTAAAACAGAATGGATTGTTTCTCCTTCCGAAACAAAAAGTATAATACAAAGGCTAAAAGAATTGAGAGCAGCAGTTGGAGATAAAATTGAGATCGGTATTGATTTTCATGGAAGAGTTCATAAATCAGCGGTGAAACGCCTTGTTAAAGAATTGGAAGAATTTTGCCCCATGTTTTATGAAGAGCCTCTACTTCCTGAATATATCGATCAACTAAAAGATGTTGCAAATTATACCACCGTTCCCATAGCTTTTGGCGAACGTTTGGTCGGTCGCAGAGAATTTAAAAGTTTAATAAACAATGGAATTGTGGATATTATTCAACCTGACATTAGCCATACCGGTGGTATATGGGAAATACGTAAGATTGCCGCCATGGCTGAAACATCAGATATCGCCCTCGCACCTCATTGTCCTCTTGGTCCCATTGCATTTGCAGCTTCATTACACATCAATACGTGCTGTCCAAATGTAATTATCCAGGAAACCAGCCAGGGAATTCATTATAACGAAGGGACAGATATGCTTGATTATATAATAAACAAAAAGGATTTATCAATAATAGATGGTTTCATTCCAAACCTTGAAAAACCAGGCCTTGGCATTGAAATAGACGAGAAGTTTGTTAAAGAAATGTCAAAAATTGGTCATAACTGGAGAAATCCAATATGGTATGGAAAGGATGGAAGTTTACTTGAATGGTAA
- a CDS encoding sugar kinase: MEKKIICFGEIMLRLAAPGYLRFSQANEFVATYCGGEANVAVSLANFGMDAEFVTRLPKNDISDACLRSLHKNGVNTKNVIFGGERLGLYYLETGAVTRPGKVIYDREHSSFSEINPGMIDWKNILRNADWFHWTGITPAISEGAAEACLEAIEVAQKMGLIISTDLNYRKTLWKYGKTAAEVMPKLVEKSDIILGNEEDAETIFGIKPEGFDATKTLGNVNGNEFYSVCEKLMAKFPNAKKIIITLRGSFNANHNTWAGVLFNGKQLLKSPTYDITHIVNRVGGGDSFMGGLIYGLLTYPNEDQKALNFATAASCLKHTIYGDFNLSTVTEVERLMSGDGSGRVNR; encoded by the coding sequence ATGGAAAAAAAAATAATATGTTTTGGTGAAATAATGTTACGCCTGGCGGCACCCGGATACCTAAGATTTAGTCAGGCAAACGAGTTTGTTGCTACCTATTGCGGAGGAGAAGCGAATGTCGCTGTTTCATTGGCAAATTTTGGCATGGATGCAGAATTTGTAACTCGTTTGCCAAAAAATGATATATCTGATGCATGTCTTAGAAGTTTACATAAAAATGGCGTGAATACAAAAAATGTCATTTTTGGTGGGGAAAGATTAGGTCTGTACTATTTGGAAACAGGGGCAGTAACCAGACCCGGTAAAGTGATTTATGATAGGGAGCATTCCTCTTTCTCTGAAATTAATCCTGGCATGATCGACTGGAAAAATATATTGAGAAATGCCGACTGGTTTCATTGGACCGGGATCACGCCAGCAATTTCAGAAGGAGCTGCTGAAGCATGTTTGGAGGCGATAGAAGTAGCGCAAAAAATGGGATTAATTATATCAACCGATTTGAACTACCGGAAAACTCTGTGGAAATATGGAAAAACGGCTGCTGAAGTTATGCCAAAGCTAGTTGAGAAAAGTGATATTATTCTTGGGAACGAAGAAGATGCAGAAACAATATTTGGAATAAAGCCTGAAGGTTTCGATGCAACAAAAACGCTAGGTAATGTTAATGGAAATGAATTCTACTCGGTTTGTGAAAAGTTAATGGCGAAATTTCCAAATGCAAAAAAAATAATTATCACTCTACGCGGTTCTTTTAATGCGAATCACAACACCTGGGCAGGTGTTCTCTTCAACGGGAAGCAATTGCTAAAATCACCCACTTATGATATTACCCACATAGTTAACCGGGTAGGCGGCGGTGATTCTTTTATGGGGGGATTGATTTATGGATTATTGACTTATCCAAATGAAGATCAAAAAGCTTTGAACTTTGCAACTGCGGCATCCTGCTTAAAGCATACTATTTATGGCGACTTTAACCTTTCAACAGTTACAGAAGTAGAGAGGTTAATGTCAGGTGACGGGAGTGGACGGGTAAATAGATAA